The DNA segment ACCGCGGGCCGCGAGGTGCTCAACTCCGTGTTCCTGTACCACTGCGTGCAGGCGGGCCTGGACATGGCGCTCGTCAACTCGGAGAAGCTGGAGCGCTACCCGTCGCTGCCCGAGGAGGAGCGCAGGCTGTCCGAGGACCTCCTCTACAACCGGGGCACGGACCCGGTGACGCCCTTCGCGGCGCACTTCCGCGAGCGCAAGCCCGCGCGCGCACAGGTGAGCAGCCTGCCGCTGAACGAGCGGCTGCAGCGCTACATCGTCGAGGGCACGCGCGACGGCCTGACCGCGGACCTGGACCTGGCGATGAAGGAGATGGCGCCGCTGGACATCATCAACGGGCCGCTGATGAAGGGCATGGACGAGGTGGGCCGCCTCTTCGGCGCCAACGAGCTCATCGTCGCGGAGGTGCTCCAGAGCGCGGAGTCCATGAAGGCGGCGGTGAGCCACCTGGAGCCGCACATGAGCAAGACCCAGGCGGCGTCGCGCGGGAAGATCGTCCTCGCGACGGTGAAGGGGGACGTGCACGACATCGGCAAGAACCTGGTGGAGATCATCCTCGCCAACAACGGCTTCCAGGTGGTGAACCTGGGCATCAAGGTCCCGCCGGAGCAGCTGGTGCTGGCGGTGAAGGAGCACCGGCCGGACATCCTGGGCCTGTCCGGCCTGCTGGTGAAGAGCGCGCACCAGATGGTGGCCACCGCGGAGGACCTGAAGCGCGCGGGCGTGGAGACGCCCATCCTGGTGGGCGGCGCCGCGCTCAGCCGCAACTTCGTGGACCGCAACATCGCCCCGGCCTACGGCGGCGGCACCGTGGCCTACGCGCAGGACGCGATGAACGGCCTGGAGCTGGCGAAGCAGATTGTCGAGCCGGGCGCGCACGCGAAGCTGCGGGACGACCTGGCCGCGCGGCGGCTGAAGCTGGCGCAGGAGGCGAAGGACCGCCCCGCGCCCGCCGCCCCGGTGCGCCGCTCGCGCAGCACGGAGGTGCCGGTGCTGGACGCGGTGCCGCCCGCGCCGGACTTCGCGCGGCACGTGCTCACCAACACGCCGTTGGATCACATCTGGAAGTTCATCAACCCGGTGATGCTCTACGGCCGCCACCTGGGCCTGCGCACGTCGTCGCGCGCGCTGGGCACCCCGGCGGAGGCGGAGCTGGCGAAGACGGAAGAAGGGCGCAAGGCGCTGGCGCTGAAGGAGGCGGTGGAGGAGCTGAAGACGCTCCTGCGCGGCGGCGTGATGCACGCGCGCTCGGTGTTCCAGTTCTTCAAGGCGGCCAGCGACGGCGACCGCGTGCTCCTCTTCGACGGCACCACGGGCGAGCCGGTGACGTCCTTCGACTTCCCCCGGCAGGACAAGGACAACGGCCTGTGCCTGGCGGACTACGTGCGGCCGCTGCAGAACGGCAAGCCCGTGGACGCGCTGTCGCTGTTCGTCACCACGGCGGGCTCGGGCATCCGCGAGCTGGCGGACGGCTTCAAGGCGAAGGGCGAGTTCCTCAAGATGCACGCGGTGCAGGCCCTGGCGCTGGAGACGGCGGAGGGCTACGCGGAGCTGCTGCACACGCAGCTGCGCAGCATGTGGGGCTTCCCGGACCGGGCGGACATGACGATGCTGGAGCGCTTCCGCGCGGAGTACACCGGCAAGCGCTACTCGTTCGGCTACCCGGCGTGCCCCCGGCTGGAGGACCAGACGAAGCTGTTCGCCGCGCTCAAGCCGGAGGAGATCGGCGTGCAGCTCACCGACGGCTGCATGATGGAGCCCGAGGCAAGCGTGTCCGCCATCGTCTTCCACCACCCGAACGCGACGTATTTCTCGGTGACTTGATGCGTTGGGGCCCGAAGCCCGGGCCCTGCCGCGCCGGACGGGTTAGATTGCCGCCATGCCTTCGCCCACCATCCGTCGCGCCGTCCAGCTCCTGCCCGCGTGTGCCACGACGGGCATCGGCAGCCTGCCGCACACCCAGGTGGAACTGGGTCTGCAAGCCGCGCTCGCCATGGACATCCCGTTCCTGCCGCAGTTGCCGGTGGGGCACCCGTCGGAGCTGATGATCCCCGCCGCGCTGGAGGGCCTGCCGGGCCTGCGCTTCGACGAGGACGGCGTCTGCACGGTGGACGTGGACGCGTGGAACGCCGGGCGCGCGGCCTTCGAGGCGCGGCTGGACGCGGCGCTCACCTCCGGGGACCTGGAGTCCTTCGAGCCCACCGCGGACGCGTGCCGCGCGTGGAAGCCATTCCTCTGGGAGGTGGAGCACCGCAAGCTCGCCTTCGCGAAGGCGCAGCTGTCCGGCCCCTTCACGGTGCGCTCCGTGGTGCGCACCGCGACGGGTGAGCCGGTGCTGGCGGTGCCGGGCCTGGACGCGGCGCTGTACCGGCTGGTGATGGTGCGCGCGCTGGCCATGGTGCGCGCCCTCAAGCGCACGGGCACCACGCCCCTGTTCTACCTGGACGAGCCCGGCCTCTACGCCTACGTGCGGCTGAACCCCCAGCACCTGCTGGCGCAGCAGGAGCTGCGGCTCTTGGTGGTGGCGCTGCAGCGCGAGGGCGCGCTCGTGGGCGTCCACTGCTGCGGCAACACGGACTGGGGCGTGCTGCTGGACGCGCAGGCGGATCTCGTCTCGCTGGACGTGCGGCTGTCGCTGGACGCGATGCTGGAGGAGACGGACGCGCTGAAGCGCTTCCTGGACTCCGGCGCCACGCTGAGCCTGGGCGTCATCCCCACGGACCTGGCGTCCACGTATTCGGTGGAGGAGCTGGCGGACTCGGTGGAGGCGTCGTTGAAGGCGGCGCTGCCGGGGGACATCGGCTTCTCGCGCGCGCTGTCCACGGTGCTGCTGACGCCCGCGTGCGGCCTGGCGATGCGCTCGGTGATGGACGCGGAGCGCATCCTGGAGGAGCTGAAGCAGGCGCAGCGCCGGCTGAAGCGGGCACTCGAGTCCGAGCGCCCGGCCCTCCAGGGACTGCCGCCCGCGCACTGAAGAACGCGGGCGGCCGTAACGCGACGGACTACTGGCGGCCGAGCCGCAGCTCGCGCTCGGCCTGGTGCCAGTCGTGTTCGGGGTTGCCGTGCGTGCCGCCCCGGGCCTGGAAGATTTCGTAGGCGCGGCGGGCGATCTGCTCCTGCGTGGGCGCCGCGGTCTTGCTCGTGGGCGCGCTCGCCGTGGCCGCCGGCTTCTTGTCTTCGGTCCGCTCGGGAGCGGCCTTGGGCGCGGGGTTCGGTTGCGACTTCTGCGCGTTCTGACGGGCCATGGGGCTTCCTCCTGGAAAAGGCGGCCTGAAGCTTCGGACGCGCCCCCTGCATCACGGAAGAGACCCAAGGCGTGCGGGGTTGCCGGAGCGACATCCCAGGTCGCGAAGTGTTGAGGGACCAACGGGCCATCCCGCTCGGAAAATCCATCAGCGGAATGGCCCCGGACGCATGGTCCGTGGATTGAAAGCCGCCAGACGCTTCAGCGCCCGGTCGCCTTCCTGGCGACGCGGCCGGGAGCCTTCTTCGCGGGCACGGCCTCACCGCCCATCACGCCATGCCCCAGCGCCGCGTCGAGCGCGCGCTGCATCGCGGTGCTCATGCCCAGCGCCTCCGCCTCTTGCGGCGTGCACCAGCGCAGCTCCTGGAACGCGGCGGACTTCGTGGGGCGCTTGTCGCCCGTCACGCGCAGCAGCCGCAGCGTGAGGTCGCGGTGGGTGAGCTGCCGGCGCACGCTGTCCAGCGTGCCCTCCAACGTGAGCGTCGCGCCCAGCGTCGTGGACAGCCGCTCCGTCGCCTCCGCCTCCGGCGTGTCCTCCTCCACCTCCACGGCGGGCAGCTCCCACAGGCCGCCGAAGAGGCCCTTGTCCGCGCGGCGCGCGAAGAGGAGCGTGCCCGCGTGCGGCCACACGGCCAGCGCCAGGAACAGCTTGCGGGGCGCGGCGCGCACCTTGGCCGGCGGCAGCTCGTCCACGCGGCCCTTCTTGAACGCGATGCACCCGTCGCGCACGGGGCACAAGAGGCACAGCGGGGACTCCGGCCGGCACACCGTGGCGCCGTGCTCCATCAGCGCCTGGTTGAAGTCCCCGGGCCGCTCGCCCTTCACCAGCGCGGAGGCCAGCGCCCAGAGCGTGGCCTCGCGGTCGCGGTCGCCGGGCAGCCCCTCCACCTCGAAGAGGCGCGACAGCACGCGCGCCACGTTGCCGTCCACGATGGGCGCCTCCTCCCCGAACGCGATGGAGGCCACGGCCCCCGCGGTGTAGCGCCCGAAGCCGGGCAGGGTGAGCAGCTCCTCCGCCGTGGAGGGCAGCTTCCCGCCGAAGCGCTCCACCACCTCCTGCGCCGCGCGGTGCAGGTTGCGCGCGCGTGAGTAGTAGCCCAGCCCCTTCCACCCGGAGAGCACGTCGTCCAGGGGCGCGGAGGCCAGGGCCTTCACCGTGGGAAAGCGCGCGAGGAAACGCTCCCAGTACGGGATGACCGTGGACACCTGCGTCTGCTGGAGCATGACCTCGCTGAGCCAGATGGCGTACGGGTCGCGGGTGCGGCGCCAGGGCAGGTCGCGCTTGTTCCGGTCGTACCAGGAGAGCAGCGGGCCATGCAGGCCCGCGTGGCGTTCAGGGGAGACGGGGGCGGGGAGGGTCCCGGAATCGGTGCGCTTGCGTGGGCTCATGTGATTCTTCGCGGGGGAGGCGCGGCACCATACCCGTACGGTCGGGTGCACCCGGCGTTTTTACCGACGGCAGGGGGCGGTTGTCCGGCCGGCCGTCCCCCTTCTGGCGGGACGGGCGATCGTCTATAGGATGCCCGCGTCCATGGCCCGCCCACCCATCACCAACGACTTCTCCTGGTCCAAGAGCCGCCACGAGAAGTTCTCCGAATGCCTCCGGGCCTACTACCTCTACTACTACCGCTCCTGGGGCGGCTGGGAGGCGGAGGCGGCCCGGGACGTGCGCGAGCTCTACGTCCTCAAGAAGCTGCACAACCGCTACACCTGGGCGGGCAGCATCGTGCACGAGGCCCTCAAGGACGTGCTGCTGGACTGGCGCGCCGGCCGTGAGGTGGACCCCGCGAAGGTGGAGGCGCGCACGCACCGGCTGATGCAGGACGACTTCCGGCACTCGCGCTCCAAGGCGTACTGGACGACGAAGTACCGCAAGCCCTTCACCGGCCTCGCGGAGCACGAGTACGGCGAGGAAATCCCCAACGAGGCCTGGAAGCAGAACTTCGAAACGGTGCGCTCCGCGCTCGCGTGGTTCTTCCAGTCGCGCTGGCCCACCATCGCCAAGGGGCTCAAGCCCGCGCAGTGGCTGGAGGTGGACGCGGGCTTCGACTTCGCCCACTTCGTCCTGGACGGGGTGAAGACCTTCGCCATCCCGGACTTCGCCTACGTGGACGCGGAGGGCTCCGTCGTGGTGGTGGACTGGAAGACGGGCCGCTCGCGCGAGGGCTACGACGAGCAGGTGCTGGGCTACGCGCTCTACATCGCGCAGCGCTACCGCTATCCGCTGGAGAAGGTGCGCGCGTCGCTGGTGTACCTCAACGAGGGGCTGGAGCACGACGTGACGGTGGACCCGTCCGCCATGGACTCGTTCCGTCAGCACTTCGCCCGGAGCGTGGAGGGGATGCGCGCGCTGTTGAAGGACGCCGCCACCAACACGCCGAAGGAGGCGGAGGCCTTCCCGCAGACGGGCAACCTGGACGCCTGCGCCCGCTGCGTCTTCCGCCGCCCATGCGGCCGGGAGCCCGCGGTGACGCAGGCCCGGCCCCGCGTGGCTTGAAGCGCTACCGCGCCGACGCCAGCCGGCGCACCACCACGCCCGCGGCGTTCATGCCGAACGCGGAGGTGACGAAGGCCACGCTGCCGTCAATCTGCGTGCGGTGGTCGCAGGTGTGGAACTCGTTGTCCTGCGGGCAGACGCACAGGAAGCCGTCGGTCGCGTCGTCGTAGTTGAGCGGCACCGGCTGGCGGCGCGTCTCGATGGAGTACACGGCGGTGATGCCCGTGTGGCGCTCCGTCTCCACGCCGTACTTGCGCTTGAGCAGCTTGCGGATGTCCTTGGCGAACGGATCCATGTGCGTCTCGCTCAGGTCCTCCACGCGGATGGCCGTGGGGTCCAGACGTCCCGCCGCGCCCATGGAGCTGACCACCGGCACGCCCAGCGTCACGCACCGGTGGAGCAGGTGCAGCTTCGCCTTCACGTTGTCGATGGCGTCCACCACGAAGTCGTACTTCCCCGCGGGCAGCAGCGTCTCCGCCAGCTCCTCGCGGTAGAACTCGCGCAGCGCCTCCACCTTCGCCTGCGGGTTGATGTCCTGGCAGCGCTGCGCCATCAGCTCCGCCTTGGACTTGCCCACCGCCTTCACCGTCGCGTGCAGCTGGCGGTTGGTGTTGGTGACGCACACGTCGTCGTGGTCCACCAGCGTCAGCCGGCCCACGCCGCTGCGCACCAGGCCCTCCGCCGTGAAGCTGCCCACGCCGCCCAGGCCGAACACCACCACGTGCGCGTTGGCCAGCCGCTCCATGGCGTTGTCGCCCAGGAGGCGCGCCGTGCGGTCGAAGCGGCGCGACAGCTTGAAGGGCTTCGCGAGCGACGGCGACTCGACGACGGCGTTCGAAGCGGCCGGGGAGGCGAGGGGCGCCTCGGGCTCGGCGGCGGGGGTGGGGGCGGGCTGCGGGTTCATGAAGGGCTCCTCTATCACGCGACGCTCGCCTACCGCGAAGGGGAGGGGAAAGCTTCCCGGAACAGACGGCGGGCATTCTCGGTCGTCCGCTGGGCGAGCACCTCCGCCGGCTCCCCCAGCGCCTGCGCCATGCCCGCGAGGATGTGTGGCAGGTAGCCCGGCTCGGAGCGCTGCCCCCGGAAGGGCGTGGGCGCCTGGTCCGGCGAGTCCGTCTCCGCCACCAGCCGGTCCGCCGGAATCACGCGCAAGGCGTCCAGCGGCTTGCGCGCCTCCGCCCACGTCACCGGGCCCGCGAAGGAGAAGTAACAGCCCTTCTGGATGTAGAAGCGCGCCAGCTCCGCGCCGCCGCTGTAGCTGTGCATGAGGATGCCCGCCTCCGGCCAGGCTTCCGTCTTCAGGAGCTCCATCAGCGCCGGGTGCAGCCGGTGGCAGTGCATCAGCACCGGCAGCCCGTGCTTGCGCGCCAGGGCCAGGTGCCCGCGCAGCACCGCCAGCTGCCGCTCCAGCGGGGCGCCCGGGAGCGTCGGGCCATCCAGGCCGCACTCGCCCACCGCGATCGCGCCGCCCTGGCCCAGGAGCGCGTCCAGCCGCTCCAGGTGCGCGCCGTCGTCCTCCGGCCGCAGGTCCGGCAGGAACTGCGGATGGATGCCCAGCCCCACCTGGATGCGCGCGTCCCTGCGTGGCAGCTCCAGCAGCGGCTCCCACGTCTCCGGCCCCACGGCGGGGATGAGGATGCCGTGCAGGCCCGCGGCCCAGGCGCGCGTGACGACGCTGTCTCGGTCCGGGTCGAAGCGCGAGGCGTCCAGATGGCAATGCGTGTCGATCATTGAGCACCCTTCTTCCCAGAGCCGTTCAATCACTGACAAGCCCGGATGACAGGCCCTTCAGGGCGTCCCGTCACCCGTGAACGCGAAGCTATGACGCGCCCCCTGACTTTGGAGGCCATGAGAATGACCAAGCGAGTGGTGTGGGGTGCGTTGTTCGGGGCACTGACGATGCTGGCCACGGGCTGTAGCGACGAGTGCGTCGACCAGTTCGACTGCCGTGACAAGGGCACGCCCCCGGAGGGCCAGGCGTACATCTGCAACGCGGACAACAAGTGCGAACTGCACACCCTCACGCTCCCGCCGGAAGAGGATGCGGGCACGGAGGTCGACGCGGGCACGGAGGTCGACGCGGGCACGGAGATGGACGCCGGCACCGACGCCGGCACGGAGATGGACGCGGGCACGGAGATGGACGCCGGCACCGACGCGGGCATGAACGTGGCCAAGGGCGGCGCGTGCACCGCGTCCTCGGAATGCATGGCTGGCCTGCGCTGCGAGGCCGCCACCTGCCAGTCGCTCCTCATCGCCGTGACGGGCAACGACGGCGGCCCCCGCGCGCTGGTGACGGCCTACGACGTGCCGGGCATGACGTCGCTCAGCTCCGACGGCGGCACCAGCGCCTACCCGCGCTTCGGCCCGGGCGGCACCCAGGTGGCCTTCGTGCAGGGGGATGTCACCGCCCCCACGGCGGAGCTCGCCGTGCGCCCCGTGCCGCTCACGGCCGCCGAGCCCACCGTGCTGACCACGGGCACGGCCGCCGGCAACGCGCGCATCCGCTACATGGAGTGGGAGCCGGGCAACCTCATCGCCTGGGTGCGCGGAAACACGGGCATCTCCACCATCGCGGCGACGGGCGGCACGCCCACGCAGGCCACCGTCAACGGCACGTTCCCGGACTGGGCGCCCAACGGCACGGACTACGCGTACAGCGCCGCGGGCACGGGCATCCTCGTGTCCACGGGCGGCGGCGCGCCGGCTCCGCTCGCGGGCTCGCCCACGACGGGTGAGCAGCCGCACTACAACCGCGTCACCTCGCAGCTGCTGTTCCTGGCCAACCCGGACAACATGACCGTGACCTTCGGCACGGACGTCACCCCGGTGCTCCGGCTGTACTCGCTGCCGGTGACGGGCGGCGGCACGCCCACGCTGCTCGCGGACCGCACCTCGGATGCCGTCGCGGGCGGCAGCGTGGATTCGTACATCGCGAACCCGAACTGGGCACCGGACGGCAGCTGGGTGGCGTACGTGCGCGCCTACTACCTGAACATCGCCGGCGCGGCCACGCTGTGCGGCAACACCGGCACGGAGCTGTGCGGCGACAAGCCGGGCAACGCCATCTTCCTGCAGCGCGTGAACACCACCACGGGCGCGGCGGAAGGCGCCCCGATGAAGCTCGCCGACAACGCCACGCTGCCGTCGTTCTCCCCGGACGGCCAGCTCGTGGCCTACATCCTGGGCGGTCAGCTCAACGTGCAGCCCATCGACCCGGCCACCGGCGCGGCGGCCGGCGCGCTCATCACCCACCCGAAGGACACGTACACGGTGCTGACGAGCGAGGGTGACGACTACCGCCCGCGCTGGCAGCCCCGCCAGTAACAGGTGTCCCAAGCCCCGCTCTCCGGGGCTTCCCGGCCCGTGTTCCCCGTTTCACCGGGGAGCACGGGCCGTCGTGTTTCAGTGCGAAGCGCGCGGCCCACCCCGCGCGAAGTGACGAACGCGGTCAGGGCCGGGTCCGGATGAACCCGCACGCGGATCCGTTTCCGGGTCCAGCGGATCCAGGTTCCAGGACGACCGGAAGGGGAAGGAGGACTCCACCCGCGCTCACGCGAAACGCGGCACCTGGTGGAGGAAGGCTGACAGCCGTGTCGCGACGGTCTTGCGCGCCCGCGCGCATCCGTTGCCGGAAGCACGGCCTGGGCTTCGCGGGCCGGGACGCGGGCTGCGCTCAGCCCACGACGACGATGCGGCGGCCCAGCGCGCGGGTCATCGCCGGGGAGGTGACGAGCTCCAGCACGCCGCTCATCTCGCCGCCCGCGGTGTCGAACGCCGCCGCGATGACTTCACCGACGGTGAGCTGGGCCTTCTGGGCCGCCACCCGCGCGCGCTTCGCCGTGCGCCGCAGCGCGGGCATCACCCGCCGACCCTGCCGCCGCACCACCGTGCCACCCTTCGCCTTGCCTGCGGTCCGCTTCGCCATGGTTCCTCCCGCCACTTCGTGCCACGCGGGTGAGTACCTCGTCGGTCTGACACCATGCAGGCGAGGTGCCAGGGCTCAGCCTCCCTGTCAGGTCCCTGTTTCCAGGGGTTTTCCTTGCGGATAGCGGGTTTCCGTAGGGCCGGAGGGCCTTCCTTTTTTCAGCCCTTCAGGGTGGTTCCTCGTTCTGTCGAGTTTTTCGTTCACCCCGTGCGGTGCTTTCCACGCATCGTTCAATGGCGCGCATCTCGTTCAACGCCATGGCACGACAGGGCTGGGTCGGGTGTCACCCCCTGGCCACACTCCCTGCGGCCAGGGAACCACGGTGTGGTTGGGGCGCGGCGGGGATTCAGGGTAGAGGGCGGACGCCCATGCGAGTCCAGGTCCTCTTCCACGACAACTGTTTCGACGGCGCGGCCAGCGCCGCGGTCTTCACCCGCTTCTACCGGGAGCGCGTGCGCGCGGACGCCACGTTCAGCTACCGGGGGCTGGCCCACAAGCCGGGCGCGGAGGGCATCGACCCGGCGGTGTTCACCGGGGACGAGAACGTCATCGTCGACTTCCGCTACAGCCAGGACGCGCGGCTCACCTGGTGGTTCGACCACCACGCCTCCGCCTTCCAGCAGCCCGGCGACGAGCCCCACTTCCAGCGCGACACCAGCGGCCGGAAGTTCCACGACCCGCATCGCAAGAGCTGCACGCTGTACCTGGCGGACGTGGCGCGCGAGCGCTTCGGCTGGGACGCGTCCCCGCTGAAGGACCTGCTGCACTGGGCGGAGATCATCGACGGCGCGCAGTTCCCCAGCCCCCAGATGGCGGTGGCGCTGGAGGAGCCCGCGCTGCGCATCATGACGGTGCTGGAGTCCACCAAGGACGACACGCTCATCCCGGAGGTCATCCGGCGCATGCAGACGGACTCGCTGGCGGACATCGCCGCGTCGCCGCTCATCGCCGCCCCGCTGGAGCCGCTGCTCTTCCGGCACCAGCGCAACATCGACCTCGTGCGCGAGAAGGCCCGGTACGAGAACGGCGTCGTCCACTTCGACCTGGTGGACGAGGGCGTGGACAGCCTCAACAAGTTCATCGCGTACGCGCTCTACCCGGACGCGCGCTACACGCTGTGGGTGGGCAGGGGCGCGTCGCGTGCCAAGGTGTCGCTGGGCTCCAACCCGTGGAAGCCCCAGACGCGCCAGCACGACCTGGCCGCCATCGCCGGCCGTTATGGCGGGGGCGGCCACCCGGTGGTGGCCGCGGTGAGCTTCAAGGCGGACCAGGCCGACAAGGCCCGCGCCGCGTACCAGGAGATTCTGGCGGAGCTGTCCAGCGCGGGGTGAGCCTCCGCGCTCACGGGCGGGCGAAGAGGTCGAAGCCCGCCTGCCGGAGCAGCCGCACCACGGACAGCATGGGCAGCCCCTGCACGTTGGTGCGGTCCCCCTCCAGCTTCTGGAGCAGCGCCTGCCCGCGCCCCTCCACGCGGTAGCTGCCCGCGCAGCCCTCCCACTCGCCGGTGTCCAGGTAGCGCTCCAGCTCCTCCGGCGGGACGGGGAAGAACGTGAGGCGCGTGTCCTCCACCGTCTCCGAGTGGTGGCCGCCAGGGCCCAGCAGGCACACGGCGGTGTGGATGACGTGGGTGTTCCCCAGCAGGCGCTGGAGCTGCGTGCGCGCCGCGTCCCGGTCCCGGGGTTTGCCCAGCACGTCCTGCCCCACCTCCACCAGTTGATCCGCGCCCAGGACCCAGGCCTCCGGGTGGCGCTCCTGGACCGCGCGGGCCTTGCGCACGGCGAGCATCCGCACGGCCTCGTCGGCGGGCAGGTCCGCGGGGACGTGTTCGTCCACGCCGGGGGCTTCGGTGCGGTAGGGCAGGCCCAGCCCGTCCATCAGGGCCCGTCGCGCGCTGGAGGTGGATGCCAGGATGAGTTCTCTCATGGGAGGCCGGAGGGTAATGCAGCCGGGGAGGGCAGGGGACCCCTCAGGCGGGCAGGCACGTCCCCGCTTCCTGTGCATGGGGCGGATGCCATAGCCTCCCGGCCCATGTCGCGGCGCGGTCTGCTCGCTGTCTGTCTCCTCCTGCTCGCCTCCTGCAAACGCAACCCTCCGGCGGTCGCCGACGCGGGCACGGATGCGGGCACGGCGGTCTCCGTCGTGGGGGCTGACGCGGGCGCCGACGCGGGGACGCTCGCCCGGGCCTCGGAGGACGCGGGCCCCAGCGCGTCCGTGAAGCGCCCGGACGACGCGGCGGCGGAGGTGCATCCGCTGGCGGTGTGCGACGCGAAGCAGGGCGCCCCCCTGGACGCGGCCCGCGACTACTACGACGCGGGCCACTACGAGGAAGCGCTCTCCTGCGCCGCGCAGGCCGCCGCGCTGGAGCCGGACCTCGCCGCCGCCCACGCGGAGCGGGGCGCCGCCCTGGCCGCGCTCAACCGCGAGCCGGAGGCCCAGCTCGCCTACGCCCGCGCGCTGGCCATCGACCCGGGGGACGCGGACGCGCTGCTGGGCGCCGCGCACCTGTACGCCGTGCAGCTGCCCTCCACGCGCGAGCGGGACGAACTGGGCGCGCTCTACGCCGAGCGGGGCCTCTCCCAGCCCTCCACGCCCCCGGAGCTCGTGCCCTCGCTGGCGCTGGTGGCCGCCATGGCCTTCAACGACCTGGGGCAGGCGGACCAGGCGCTGGACCGCGCCGCCATCGTGCTCGCCCGCGAGCCGGACAACCACGAGGCGAAGTACGAGAAGGCCCTGGCCCTCTTCGAGCTGTGCCGCTTCCGCGAGGCCAGGGCGGCCTTCGCGTCGCTCCTGAAGGACAAGGAGCGCGCGGCGCACGCGCACCAGCACCTGGGCCTCCTGCTGGAGCGCGAGGGCCAGTGGGC comes from the Corallococcus caeni genome and includes:
- the metH gene encoding methionine synthase — its product is MTSHIAHPLPLPPGEHGQRVEALKAAMRERILVLDGAMGTLLQNHQLVAADFGGAEYEGCNEHLVLTRPDVIEGIHAKYFAAGADVTETDSFGGTPVVLAEFDLGHKAHEINVAASRLALKAAKAAEAKDGRMRWVAGSIGPTTKAISVTGGITFEELVDNFAVQAEALAVGGSDYLLVETAQDTRNVKAALLGIDRAFRKLGWKLPVAVSGTIEPMGTMLAGQSVESLATSLEHTDLLYLGLNCATGPDFMTDHIRSLSSMSPFPVSCVPNAGLPDENGQYLESPEMISRSLKRFCDSGWINVVGGCCGTHAGHIESLAAMVKGLKPRTEVPKPRSSLSGVDYLEVTDEQRPIIVGERTNVIGSKKFKELIVAGAFDDASEIARAQVRRAAQVIDICLANPDRDELEDMRHFLEVVVKKVRVPLMIDSTDEKVIAMALTYCQGKAIINSVNLEDGEERFEKVVPLAKAFGAALVVGCIDEVGMAVTRDRKLAVAERSYELLTQKYGMRPEDLYFDPLVFPCASGDAQYTGSGVETIEGVRLIKQRFPQCRTVLGISNVSFGLPTAGREVLNSVFLYHCVQAGLDMALVNSEKLERYPSLPEEERRLSEDLLYNRGTDPVTPFAAHFRERKPARAQVSSLPLNERLQRYIVEGTRDGLTADLDLAMKEMAPLDIINGPLMKGMDEVGRLFGANELIVAEVLQSAESMKAAVSHLEPHMSKTQAASRGKIVLATVKGDVHDIGKNLVEIILANNGFQVVNLGIKVPPEQLVLAVKEHRPDILGLSGLLVKSAHQMVATAEDLKRAGVETPILVGGAALSRNFVDRNIAPAYGGGTVAYAQDAMNGLELAKQIVEPGAHAKLRDDLAARRLKLAQEAKDRPAPAAPVRRSRSTEVPVLDAVPPAPDFARHVLTNTPLDHIWKFINPVMLYGRHLGLRTSSRALGTPAEAELAKTEEGRKALALKEAVEELKTLLRGGVMHARSVFQFFKAASDGDRVLLFDGTTGEPVTSFDFPRQDKDNGLCLADYVRPLQNGKPVDALSLFVTTAGSGIRELADGFKAKGEFLKMHAVQALALETAEGYAELLHTQLRSMWGFPDRADMTMLERFRAEYTGKRYSFGYPACPRLEDQTKLFAALKPEEIGVQLTDGCMMEPEASVSAIVFHHPNATYFSVT
- a CDS encoding DUF2934 domain-containing protein, coding for MARQNAQKSQPNPAPKAAPERTEDKKPAATASAPTSKTAAPTQEQIARRAYEIFQARGGTHGNPEHDWHQAERELRLGRQ
- the mutY gene encoding A/G-specific adenine glycosylase, yielding MSPRKRTDSGTLPAPVSPERHAGLHGPLLSWYDRNKRDLPWRRTRDPYAIWLSEVMLQQTQVSTVIPYWERFLARFPTVKALASAPLDDVLSGWKGLGYYSRARNLHRAAQEVVERFGGKLPSTAEELLTLPGFGRYTAGAVASIAFGEEAPIVDGNVARVLSRLFEVEGLPGDRDREATLWALASALVKGERPGDFNQALMEHGATVCRPESPLCLLCPVRDGCIAFKKGRVDELPPAKVRAAPRKLFLALAVWPHAGTLLFARRADKGLFGGLWELPAVEVEEDTPEAEATERLSTTLGATLTLEGTLDSVRRQLTHRDLTLRLLRVTGDKRPTKSAAFQELRWCTPQEAEALGMSTAMQRALDAALGHGVMGGEAVPAKKAPGRVARKATGR
- a CDS encoding PD-(D/E)XK nuclease family protein; protein product: MARPPITNDFSWSKSRHEKFSECLRAYYLYYYRSWGGWEAEAARDVRELYVLKKLHNRYTWAGSIVHEALKDVLLDWRAGREVDPAKVEARTHRLMQDDFRHSRSKAYWTTKYRKPFTGLAEHEYGEEIPNEAWKQNFETVRSALAWFFQSRWPTIAKGLKPAQWLEVDAGFDFAHFVLDGVKTFAIPDFAYVDAEGSVVVVDWKTGRSREGYDEQVLGYALYIAQRYRYPLEKVRASLVYLNEGLEHDVTVDPSAMDSFRQHFARSVEGMRALLKDAATNTPKEAEAFPQTGNLDACARCVFRRPCGREPAVTQARPRVA
- a CDS encoding tRNA threonylcarbamoyladenosine dehydratase codes for the protein MNPQPAPTPAAEPEAPLASPAASNAVVESPSLAKPFKLSRRFDRTARLLGDNAMERLANAHVVVFGLGGVGSFTAEGLVRSGVGRLTLVDHDDVCVTNTNRQLHATVKAVGKSKAELMAQRCQDINPQAKVEALREFYREELAETLLPAGKYDFVVDAIDNVKAKLHLLHRCVTLGVPVVSSMGAAGRLDPTAIRVEDLSETHMDPFAKDIRKLLKRKYGVETERHTGITAVYSIETRRQPVPLNYDDATDGFLCVCPQDNEFHTCDHRTQIDGSVAFVTSAFGMNAAGVVVRRLASAR
- a CDS encoding TatD family hydrolase; protein product: MIDTHCHLDASRFDPDRDSVVTRAWAAGLHGILIPAVGPETWEPLLELPRRDARIQVGLGIHPQFLPDLRPEDDGAHLERLDALLGQGGAIAVGECGLDGPTLPGAPLERQLAVLRGHLALARKHGLPVLMHCHRLHPALMELLKTEAWPEAGILMHSYSGGAELARFYIQKGCYFSFAGPVTWAEARKPLDALRVIPADRLVAETDSPDQAPTPFRGQRSEPGYLPHILAGMAQALGEPAEVLAQRTTENARRLFREAFPSPSR
- a CDS encoding Maf family protein, with amino-acid sequence MRELILASTSSARRALMDGLGLPYRTEAPGVDEHVPADLPADEAVRMLAVRKARAVQERHPEAWVLGADQLVEVGQDVLGKPRDRDAARTQLQRLLGNTHVIHTAVCLLGPGGHHSETVEDTRLTFFPVPPEELERYLDTGEWEGCAGSYRVEGRGQALLQKLEGDRTNVQGLPMLSVVRLLRQAGFDLFARP